AAACAGCCACCTCCACGAAGTGGGCGCGAAAGCGTATCTCACAGAGATCCTTGCGCGTGCCCAGTATGACGGCGGTTACCGCCATGATCATAAAGGAGGCGAATAGCATCGCCGTAAACTGTTTCATGGTTGCTTCTCCTTCTTGCCTTGCGGCGCGTAAGAGGCTACCTTTATGTTGTCTAGGCATAAAGGGGGCCTCAGGTTGATGAAAATCTCCTGGGGCTTTTCTCTTTCTGCCGTCAGCCATGCTTAAGACAGAAAGTCTCAAGCACCCGCCGCAAGTCTACGCTGTGCCGCCCGATACTACAATTCTGCTAATGAGTAACTCGATGATGTAATAACGCTGAGGTTTTGGGATTTTATCCTTTTAAATCAGTGATAAAGGTTGTTTTTATACCTGAATCGGGCGGGGAAGAACGGTGCCTGAGAGTCGCGCCCGATAACAACCGGAACAGGTTCACTGCAGATGCTGATATTTGCACGTCAATTACCATGTGGATATAATGAAAGTACCAAATGGAGGCTTACGATGAAAACATTTAGCTTATCCACGACTCAGGCCAGACCGCTCCGCTTATGGCAAGTGGCCGGGTTAAACAATTCTGATGGTGTGGCGCTGTTGGGGCAGATTAGTGAAGGTCTTGATGGCAAGGTGGCTAACCTGATCACTGACTGGGCGAAGATAACACAAAACGATCTGCGTAAAATGTCCGGCATTCCATCAACGACGTTTAGTCGCAGCGTGAAAGCGCGATTCAGCGCTGAGCAAAGTGAACGACTGGTGCGTATCATCCGCGTTATTGATCGGGCGGTAGAATTGTTCGAAGGTGATAAGGAAGAGGCTCAAAAATGGTTGAATGAGCCAAACAGAGCGTTGAGCTGGAAAGTCCCGGCAGAACTGATGGCATCCGAAACCGGGGCTTATGAGGTCATGAAATTGATCACACGCCTGGAGCATGGGG
The window above is part of the Pantoea cypripedii genome. Proteins encoded here:
- a CDS encoding Hok/Gef family protein gives rise to the protein MKQFTAMLFASFMIMAVTAVILGTRKDLCEIRFRAHFVEVAVSMACESIR
- the parS gene encoding type II toxin-antitoxin system Xre/ParS family antitoxin, with amino-acid sequence MKTFSLSTTQARPLRLWQVAGLNNSDGVALLGQISEGLDGKVANLITDWAKITQNDLRKMSGIPSTTFSRSVKARFSAEQSERLVRIIRVIDRAVELFEGDKEEAQKWLNEPNRALSWKVPAELMASETGAYEVMKLITRLEHGVYS